A window from Cryobacterium sp. SO1 encodes these proteins:
- the rpsM gene encoding 30S ribosomal protein S13, translating to MARLAGVDIPRDKRVEVALTYIFGVGRTRALKTLADVEIDGNIRVKDLTDDQLVALRDYIEGTFKIEGDLRREIAADIRRKVEIGSYEGIRHRKGLPVRGQRTKTNARTRKGPKRTVAGKKKAR from the coding sequence ATGGCACGTCTAGCCGGCGTAGACATTCCGCGCGATAAGCGCGTGGAAGTTGCACTTACTTACATTTTCGGTGTTGGCCGTACGAGGGCACTCAAGACCCTCGCCGACGTCGAGATCGATGGAAACATTCGCGTCAAGGACCTGACCGACGACCAGCTCGTTGCGCTCCGCGACTACATCGAAGGAACCTTCAAGATCGAGGGTGACCTTCGCCGTGAGATCGCCGCTGACATCCGCCGCAAGGTCGAGATCGGTAGCTACGAAGGTATTCGTCACCGCAAGGGCCTGCCCGTTCGCGGCCAGCGCACCAAGACCAACGCTCGCACCCGCAAGGGCCCGAAGCGCACCGTAGCCGGCAAGAAGAAGGCGCGCTAG
- a CDS encoding PTS sugar transporter subunit IIA, with product MTQSILEPQNVVAAGAATTRDEAIREAGALLVAAGAVKQEYVDSMFVRENSVSTYMGNFLAIPHGTNDAKESIVRSALSLVRYAAPIDWDGQPVKFAVGIAGLNNEHLEILSKIAIVFSDEDEVQKLIDAGSQDEIFALLEEVNAE from the coding sequence ATGACCCAGAGCATTCTGGAACCGCAGAACGTGGTGGCCGCAGGCGCGGCCACCACCCGGGACGAAGCCATCCGTGAGGCCGGTGCCCTGTTGGTCGCCGCCGGAGCGGTGAAGCAGGAGTACGTCGACTCGATGTTCGTGCGCGAAAACTCCGTCTCGACCTACATGGGCAACTTTCTGGCGATCCCGCACGGCACCAACGACGCGAAGGAGTCGATCGTGCGATCGGCTCTCTCGCTCGTGCGGTACGCCGCGCCGATCGACTGGGATGGCCAGCCCGTCAAGTTCGCCGTCGGCATCGCCGGTCTGAACAACGAGCACCTGGAGATCCTGTCCAAGATCGCCATCGTCTTCTCCGACGAGGACGAAGTACAGAAACTGATCGACGCAGGTTCGCAGGACGAGATCTTCGCCCTGCTCGAGGAGGTAAACGCAGAATGA
- the rpmJ gene encoding 50S ribosomal protein L36 produces MKVKPSVKKICDKCKVIRRNGNVMVICENPRHKQRQG; encoded by the coding sequence ATGAAGGTCAAGCCCAGCGTCAAGAAGATCTGTGACAAGTGCAAGGTCATCCGCCGTAACGGCAACGTGATGGTCATCTGCGAGAACCCGCGTCACAAGCAGCGTCAGGGCTAA
- a CDS encoding DNA-directed RNA polymerase subunit alpha, with translation MLIAQRPTLTEENISEFRSRFVIEPLEPGFGYTLGNSMRRTLLSSIPGAAVTSIRIDGVLHEFSTVPGVKEDVTEIILNIKGLVISSEHDEPITAYLRKQGSGQVTAADISAPAGVEVHNPELVIATLNDKAKFELELTIERGRGYVSATQNRNEYSEAGQIPVDSIYSPVLKVTYRVEATRAGERTDFDRLVVDVETKSAISPRDAIASAGRTLTELFGLARELNTAAEGIEIGPAPVDAVLSTELSVPIEDLDLSVRSYNCLKREGINNVSELVALSETQLMNIRNFGQKSVDEVKDKLVELGLSLKDSVPGFDGAHFYSGYDEETI, from the coding sequence GTGCTTATCGCACAGCGCCCCACGCTCACCGAAGAGAACATTTCGGAGTTCCGGTCCCGGTTCGTCATCGAACCGCTCGAGCCCGGCTTCGGCTACACCCTCGGTAACTCGATGCGCCGCACCCTGCTTTCCTCGATTCCCGGCGCTGCTGTCACCAGCATCCGCATCGATGGAGTGCTTCACGAATTCAGCACCGTTCCCGGGGTCAAGGAAGATGTCACCGAGATCATCCTGAACATCAAGGGTCTGGTCATCTCCAGCGAGCACGACGAGCCGATCACCGCGTACCTGCGCAAGCAGGGCTCCGGCCAGGTCACCGCCGCCGACATCTCGGCTCCGGCCGGCGTCGAGGTCCACAACCCCGAGCTCGTCATCGCGACCCTGAACGACAAGGCCAAGTTCGAACTTGAACTGACCATCGAGCGTGGCCGTGGTTACGTGTCGGCTACCCAGAACCGCAACGAGTACTCCGAGGCCGGCCAGATTCCGGTCGACTCGATCTACTCGCCGGTTCTCAAGGTGACCTACCGTGTCGAGGCAACTCGTGCCGGTGAGCGCACCGACTTCGACCGCCTCGTCGTTGACGTGGAGACCAAGTCGGCCATCTCGCCCCGCGACGCCATCGCATCCGCCGGTCGTACGCTGACCGAGCTGTTCGGTCTGGCCCGCGAGCTGAACACCGCCGCTGAGGGCATTGAGATCGGCCCCGCGCCGGTCGACGCCGTCCTCTCGACCGAGCTGTCCGTGCCGATCGAAGACCTCGATCTGTCCGTGCGCTCGTACAACTGCCTCAAGCGCGAAGGCATCAACAACGTCAGCGAACTGGTCGCCCTCTCGGAGACCCAGCTGATGAACATCCGCAACTTCGGTCAGAAGTCGGTGGATGAGGTCAAGGACAAGCTCGTTGAGCTTGGCCTGTCGCTGAAGGATTCTGTGCCCGGCTTTGACGGTGCGCACTTCTACAGCGGTTACGACGAAGAAACCATCTAA
- the infA gene encoding translation initiation factor IF-1 produces the protein MAKKDGVIEIEGAVVEALPNAMFRVELTNGHKVLAHISGKMRQHYIRILPEDRVIVELSPYDLTRGRIVYRYK, from the coding sequence ATGGCCAAAAAAGACGGTGTCATCGAGATCGAGGGCGCAGTAGTCGAAGCTCTTCCCAATGCGATGTTTCGTGTTGAGTTGACCAACGGCCACAAAGTTCTTGCCCACATTTCGGGCAAGATGCGTCAGCACTACATCCGCATCCTCCCCGAGGACCGCGTGATCGTGGAACTGAGCCCTTACGACCTGACCCGCGGTCGGATCGTCTACCGCTACAAGTAA
- a CDS encoding mannitol-1-phosphate 5-dehydrogenase has product MKAIHFGAGNIGRGFVGLLLHEAGYEVVFADVNAPLIEALHGAPSYTVHEAGETPTDKVVDNFRAINSSTHEDDLINEIATADAVTTAVGPTVLRFVAPVIAAGLARRDAGLAPLAVMACENAINATDVLAEQVWANVDEGDRAALAGRVAFANTAVDRIVPGQAADAGIDVTVEAFYEWVIESPAFGGNPPVIPGATFVQDLAPYIERKLFTVNTGHATVAYLGTQAGVSKLSDALLVPSVADGARRVLEETSALLVAKHGLDEATQRAYRQKILGRFANPSLPDTVERVGRQPLRKLSRHERFIGPAAEIAERGTRPVALLTAIAAALRFNVADDEQSVELQRMLATDSAETIVADVCGLEVTHPLYADVLEVVEAARGL; this is encoded by the coding sequence ATGAAAGCCATTCACTTCGGCGCGGGCAACATCGGCCGCGGCTTCGTCGGTCTCTTGCTTCACGAGGCCGGTTATGAGGTTGTCTTCGCCGATGTGAATGCTCCTCTTATCGAGGCACTGCACGGTGCACCGTCGTACACGGTGCACGAGGCGGGAGAGACGCCCACCGACAAGGTGGTCGACAACTTCCGTGCCATCAACAGCTCCACCCACGAAGACGATCTCATCAACGAGATCGCCACGGCCGACGCGGTCACCACCGCCGTCGGCCCCACCGTGTTGCGGTTCGTGGCACCGGTTATCGCGGCGGGCCTGGCCCGCCGCGATGCCGGCCTGGCCCCGCTGGCCGTGATGGCCTGCGAGAACGCCATCAACGCCACGGATGTGCTCGCCGAGCAGGTCTGGGCCAACGTCGACGAGGGTGACCGTGCGGCCCTGGCCGGCCGGGTCGCGTTCGCCAACACGGCCGTGGACCGTATCGTTCCCGGCCAAGCCGCGGATGCCGGCATCGACGTCACCGTGGAGGCCTTCTACGAGTGGGTCATCGAAAGCCCCGCGTTCGGTGGCAACCCGCCGGTGATCCCCGGCGCCACATTCGTTCAGGACCTGGCGCCCTACATCGAGCGCAAGCTCTTCACGGTCAACACCGGCCACGCCACCGTGGCCTACCTCGGCACCCAGGCCGGCGTCTCCAAGCTCTCCGATGCCCTCCTGGTGCCGTCCGTCGCGGATGGTGCCCGCCGGGTGCTCGAGGAGACCAGCGCCCTCCTGGTGGCCAAGCACGGCCTCGACGAGGCCACCCAGCGTGCCTACCGACAGAAGATCCTCGGCCGGTTCGCGAACCCGTCGCTGCCCGACACCGTCGAGCGGGTCGGCCGCCAGCCGCTCCGCAAGCTCAGCCGGCACGAACGCTTCATCGGCCCGGCCGCCGAGATCGCCGAGCGCGGCACCCGCCCGGTGGCGCTGCTTACGGCCATCGCCGCGGCGCTCCGCTTCAACGTGGCCGACGACGAGCAGAGTGTCGAGCTCCAGCGGATGCTGGCCACCGACTCCGCGGAGACCATCGTGGCCGACGTCTGCGGGCTCGAGGTCACGCATCCGCTCTACGCCGATGTGCTCGAGGTTGTGGAAGCGGCCCGGGGATTATAG
- the rpsK gene encoding 30S ribosomal protein S11, whose protein sequence is MAAPKSAVRKPRKKEKKNIAVGQAHIKSTFNNTIVSITDTTGAVISWASSGGVGFKGSRKSTPFAAQLAAESAARQAQEHGMKKVDVFVKGPGSGRETAIRSLQAAGLEVGSINDVTPQAHNGCRPPKRRRV, encoded by the coding sequence ATGGCAGCACCAAAGTCGGCCGTACGGAAGCCGCGTAAGAAAGAAAAGAAGAACATTGCTGTGGGCCAGGCCCACATCAAGTCCACGTTCAACAACACCATCGTCTCGATCACCGACACCACCGGTGCGGTCATCAGCTGGGCGTCCTCAGGTGGAGTCGGCTTCAAGGGTTCGCGCAAGTCGACCCCGTTCGCCGCTCAGCTGGCCGCCGAGTCGGCGGCCCGCCAGGCACAGGAACACGGCATGAAGAAGGTTGACGTCTTCGTCAAGGGACCGGGCTCAGGCCGCGAAACGGCTATCCGTTCGCTGCAGGCTGCCGGCCTCGAAGTTGGCTCGATCAACGACGTGACCCCCCAGGCCCACAACGGTTGCCGTCCCCCGAAGCGCCGCCGCGTTTAA
- a CDS encoding GIY-YIG nuclease family protein: MPFMYILECADGSFYVGSTWDLERRLAQHNTADQGAAYTRRRRPVRLVYCEQSESIADAYAREKQIQGWSRAKRIALIEGRLGDLPGLSRPHQH; this comes from the coding sequence ATGCCATTCATGTACATCCTCGAGTGCGCCGACGGCTCGTTCTACGTCGGAAGCACCTGGGATCTGGAGAGGCGCCTCGCACAGCACAACACTGCTGATCAGGGCGCGGCCTATACCCGGCGACGCCGTCCTGTCCGGCTCGTCTACTGCGAACAAAGCGAGAGCATCGCGGATGCCTACGCCCGCGAGAAGCAGATTCAAGGTTGGAGCAGGGCCAAGCGCATAGCCCTCATCGAGGGTCGGCTCGGTGATCTACCCGGCCTGAGCCGGCCACATCAGCACTAG
- a CDS encoding HPr family phosphocarrier protein has protein sequence MVERTVQIGSTHGLHARPAKLFTKAAAAAGAPVTLQKGDGKPVNAASILGVISLGINHGDSVTLATDADNAETVLDDLAELLLTDHDAEAARAHD, from the coding sequence ATGGTCGAACGCACCGTACAGATCGGATCGACGCACGGGCTGCACGCCCGCCCCGCGAAACTCTTCACCAAGGCCGCCGCCGCGGCCGGCGCCCCCGTCACCCTGCAGAAGGGCGACGGCAAGCCGGTCAACGCCGCCAGCATCCTCGGCGTCATCTCGCTGGGCATCAACCACGGTGACAGCGTCACGCTGGCCACCGACGCCGACAACGCCGAAACCGTTCTCGACGACCTCGCCGAGCTCCTCCTCACCGACCACGACGCCGAAGCGGCACGCGCACATGATTGA
- the ptsP gene encoding phosphoenolpyruvate--protein phosphotransferase — MIELQGIGIGQGVAIGRVLRMPEPLPEPVDTRSTLEPAAELARATASMHIVAEDLEARGVRAGGTAQEVLEAQAMMAEDPTLVDEVTARLHKHQTAERAVFEAFATFRDQMLALGGYLGERAADLDDVAQRVIADLGGLPAPGVPDPAEAFVLVAHDLAPADTALLNLEKVLGLITIDGGPTSHTAILAREKSITAIVGTHAAAQLADGDEVIIDAANGIVLVAPTDHQLADARARILAREARALAPIGPGRLKDGTSVPLLANLGSADGAATAVALGAEGVGLFRTEFLFLDSTSAPTVTQQREQYERMLRAFPGQKVVVRALDAGADKPLAFLNDAAEENPALGLRGLRALRASEDILREQLTALAEADAATDADLWVMAPMVSTVEESVYFTALAHELGLKMAGVMVEVPSAALLADRILAQTDFASIGTNDLTQYTLAADRMLGSVAAFQDPWHPAVLRLVGEVGAAGAQAGKPVGVCGEAAADPLLAVVLVGLGATTLSMSASALADVRACLADFTLEQARHLAAAALSADGAASARAAATAIAHSYTSTATAGTAPTVLTNPERGTQK, encoded by the coding sequence ATGATTGAACTGCAGGGCATCGGGATCGGCCAGGGCGTTGCCATCGGCCGCGTCTTGCGCATGCCCGAACCGCTGCCGGAGCCCGTTGACACCCGCAGCACCCTGGAGCCCGCCGCCGAACTGGCCCGCGCGACCGCGTCGATGCACATCGTCGCCGAAGACCTCGAGGCCCGGGGCGTCCGCGCCGGCGGCACCGCCCAGGAGGTACTCGAGGCCCAGGCCATGATGGCCGAGGACCCCACCCTCGTCGATGAGGTCACCGCCCGGCTGCACAAGCACCAGACCGCCGAGCGTGCGGTGTTCGAGGCGTTCGCCACCTTCCGCGACCAGATGCTGGCCCTCGGCGGCTACCTCGGTGAGCGCGCCGCCGACCTGGACGACGTCGCCCAGCGGGTCATCGCCGACCTCGGCGGCCTGCCAGCGCCGGGCGTGCCTGACCCCGCAGAAGCGTTTGTGCTCGTCGCCCACGACCTGGCACCGGCCGACACGGCCCTGCTCAACCTGGAGAAGGTGCTCGGCCTGATCACCATCGACGGTGGACCCACCTCGCACACCGCCATCCTGGCCCGGGAGAAGTCGATCACCGCGATCGTCGGCACCCACGCCGCCGCGCAGCTCGCGGACGGCGACGAGGTCATCATCGACGCCGCCAACGGCATCGTGCTCGTCGCCCCGACCGATCATCAGCTCGCCGACGCCCGCGCCCGGATCCTGGCCCGCGAGGCCCGCGCGCTGGCCCCGATCGGCCCCGGCCGGCTCAAGGACGGCACCAGCGTGCCGCTCCTGGCCAACCTCGGTTCAGCGGATGGCGCCGCCACGGCCGTCGCCCTCGGCGCCGAGGGTGTGGGCCTGTTCCGCACCGAATTCCTCTTCCTCGACTCCACCTCAGCGCCCACCGTGACGCAGCAGCGTGAGCAGTATGAGCGGATGCTGCGCGCATTCCCCGGCCAGAAGGTCGTGGTGCGCGCGCTCGACGCCGGCGCCGACAAGCCCCTGGCGTTCCTCAACGACGCCGCTGAGGAGAACCCCGCCCTGGGCCTGCGCGGACTGCGTGCCCTGCGCGCCAGCGAGGACATCTTGCGCGAACAGCTCACCGCCCTCGCCGAGGCCGACGCGGCCACCGACGCGGACCTGTGGGTGATGGCGCCGATGGTGTCCACCGTGGAAGAATCGGTCTACTTCACCGCCCTCGCGCACGAACTGGGCCTGAAGATGGCCGGTGTCATGGTGGAGGTGCCGTCCGCGGCGCTGCTCGCCGACCGGATCCTGGCGCAGACCGACTTCGCGTCGATCGGCACCAACGACCTCACCCAGTACACCCTCGCCGCCGACCGGATGCTGGGCAGCGTCGCGGCGTTCCAGGACCCGTGGCACCCCGCGGTGCTGCGCCTGGTGGGCGAGGTCGGCGCCGCCGGCGCTCAGGCCGGCAAACCCGTCGGCGTGTGCGGCGAGGCCGCGGCCGACCCGCTGCTCGCCGTGGTGCTCGTGGGCCTCGGCGCCACCACCCTGTCGATGTCGGCTTCGGCCCTCGCCGACGTTCGGGCCTGTCTGGCCGACTTCACTCTTGAGCAGGCGCGGCACCTCGCCGCGGCCGCTCTGTCCGCCGATGGCGCAGCATCCGCTCGCGCCGCGGCAACCGCAATCGCACACAGCTACACCAGCACCGCCACTGCCGGCACGGCCCCTACCGTGCTGACCAACCCCGAGAGAGGTACACAGAAATGA
- a CDS encoding PTS mannitol transporter subunit IICB — MTTTSVTEKKGARVHVQAFGTFLSGMIMPNIAAFIAWGIITAFFIPTGWTPNETLVTLVDPMILYLLPLLIANTGGRMVYGTRGGVIASIATMGVIVGSSIPMFIGAMIVGPLSAWILMKVDKIWAGKIRPGFEMLVDNFSAGILGFALALGAFFGIAPLVTGLSAFLESVVDVLITNGLLPIASIFIEPGKVLFLNNAINHGVLTPIGVQQVQESGKSILFLLEANPGPGLGILLAFSFFGVGLARASAPGAIIIQFLGGIHEIYFPYVLMKPMMLLAAIGGGMTGVAVNVAFQTGLRAPASPGSIIAVLAQTPATDFVGVILSVVASAGVSFAIGGVILRASRKKDLAAENDNELAAAIAKTEANKGKSSSILGNLGASATTGTAVKNIVFACDAGMGSSAMGASVLRNKIKKAGIEGVTVTNQAIANLDGTADLVITHQDLTDRARGKSPKSVHVSVENFMNSPKYDEVVQSLQNASEEVTK; from the coding sequence ATGACAACGACGTCTGTCACCGAGAAGAAGGGCGCGAGGGTCCACGTTCAGGCCTTCGGCACCTTCCTGAGCGGCATGATCATGCCCAACATCGCGGCGTTCATCGCGTGGGGCATCATCACCGCCTTCTTCATCCCCACCGGCTGGACCCCGAACGAGACCCTGGTCACGCTCGTGGACCCGATGATCTTGTACCTACTCCCGTTGCTGATCGCCAACACCGGCGGCCGGATGGTCTACGGCACCCGCGGTGGAGTGATCGCCTCGATCGCCACCATGGGCGTCATCGTCGGCAGCTCGATCCCAATGTTCATCGGCGCCATGATCGTCGGCCCGCTGTCCGCGTGGATCCTGATGAAGGTCGATAAGATCTGGGCCGGCAAGATCCGCCCCGGCTTCGAGATGCTGGTGGACAACTTCTCCGCCGGTATCCTCGGCTTCGCCCTGGCCCTGGGTGCGTTCTTCGGAATCGCCCCGCTGGTCACCGGGCTGAGCGCCTTCCTCGAGAGCGTTGTGGATGTTCTCATCACCAACGGCCTGCTGCCGATCGCGTCGATCTTCATCGAACCGGGCAAGGTCCTCTTCCTCAACAACGCCATCAACCACGGCGTGCTCACCCCCATCGGTGTGCAGCAGGTCCAGGAGAGCGGCAAGTCCATCCTCTTCCTGCTCGAGGCGAACCCCGGCCCGGGCCTCGGCATCCTGCTGGCGTTCTCGTTCTTCGGCGTCGGCCTGGCCCGCGCGAGTGCACCCGGCGCGATCATCATCCAGTTCCTCGGTGGCATCCACGAGATCTACTTCCCGTACGTGCTGATGAAGCCGATGATGCTCCTCGCCGCCATCGGTGGTGGCATGACCGGTGTTGCCGTGAACGTCGCCTTCCAGACCGGCCTGCGCGCCCCCGCCTCGCCCGGTAGCATCATCGCGGTGCTGGCCCAGACCCCCGCCACCGACTTCGTCGGTGTCATCCTCTCGGTCGTCGCCTCCGCCGGTGTCTCGTTCGCGATCGGTGGTGTCATCCTCCGCGCCAGCCGCAAGAAGGACCTCGCCGCTGAGAACGACAACGAACTGGCCGCCGCCATCGCCAAGACCGAAGCCAACAAGGGCAAGTCCAGCTCCATTCTGGGCAACCTCGGCGCCTCGGCCACGACCGGTACCGCAGTGAAGAACATCGTCTTCGCCTGCGACGCCGGTATGGGTTCCAGCGCCATGGGCGCCTCGGTGCTCCGCAATAAGATCAAGAAGGCCGGTATCGAAGGGGTCACGGTGACCAACCAGGCCATCGCGAACCTCGACGGAACCGCCGATCTCGTGATCACCCACCAGGACCTGACGGACCGGGCGCGGGGCAAGAGCCCCAAGTCGGTGCACGTGTCGGTGGAGAACTTCATGAACAGCCCCAAGTACGACGAGGTCGTGCAGTCCCTGCAAAACGCAAGTGAGGAAGTGACCAAGTAA
- a CDS encoding PTS sugar transporter subunit IIB, whose protein sequence is MKILIVCGAGASSAFVAHRLRVTGKERGLTLTVVAGSESDLPSSLDTIDVLLIGPHLAPRFDRISAQAKERGVGAVLLPESVFSARDGALALDLAVTAEHERSWV, encoded by the coding sequence ATGAAGATTCTCATCGTTTGCGGTGCCGGAGCATCCAGCGCATTCGTGGCCCACCGGCTGCGGGTCACCGGCAAGGAGCGAGGGCTCACCCTCACCGTTGTCGCCGGCAGCGAGTCGGACCTGCCGTCCTCGCTCGACACCATCGACGTTCTCCTGATCGGTCCCCACCTCGCCCCCCGCTTCGATCGCATCAGCGCTCAAGCCAAGGAGCGCGGCGTGGGTGCGGTCCTGCTGCCCGAGTCGGTCTTCTCGGCGCGGGACGGCGCCCTGGCCCTTGACCTGGCCGTGACTGCCGAACACGAACGGTCGTGGGTCTGA
- a CDS encoding BglG family transcription antiterminator, translating into MSDKQTRLLDLLSQTSSWITAGELADRLGVTPRSVRSYVTAVKAAAHPLTVIESGTAGYRLNRDEFASFTAQHRSKAREPDADTPQQRLSSLVRRLTESPDGLDVYELAAENFVSDSTVEADLARVRLMLPDSGLTLARHGSVVTLTGSETDRRRLLSRMFREESARGMIDLETIQREFTSGQAGADSLGAFKTDLIEMLDGQGYFVNEYGINNVLLHVAIAIDRVTKRLSPAPAVAEPPSELATSLSSLIMKHFDVCLGSGDLAYLSFLLTTRVITPGHDQPAETLIESYVRPEELAAMRAIADRASQEYLVDLDDDDFIVRLTLHVRNLINRAHDKSYSRNPLTRSIKTSYPLIYELAVYIASELQRAEQIVINDDEIAYIAMHVGAHLEQQVRRVELVTCAIVCPNYYDMHVLLRERIERVLGDDLDVVAVITRSDVAWDSLDADLVLTTIDPPLHADGVIVIQPFLTQGDIDRIRQHTSRVRRMRRRASLKDDLLQFFDPSLFSRNFYARDETAMITALGERMMSRGLIDQSYVDGAIERELMSSTAFTDNLAVPHAMSMSAKQTSIAIVINDAPMDWGDNRVNVVALIAFSAAGRSTFQAVFDQFVEVFSDRLEVQRLIKRSVDFASFIDELVHVMDA; encoded by the coding sequence ATGAGTGATAAACAGACACGGTTGCTGGACCTCCTGTCCCAGACATCCAGCTGGATCACGGCAGGCGAACTTGCTGACCGCTTGGGGGTGACCCCGCGCAGTGTGCGCAGCTATGTCACGGCGGTGAAGGCAGCCGCGCATCCGCTCACCGTGATCGAATCGGGTACCGCCGGCTACCGGCTCAACCGCGACGAATTCGCCAGCTTCACCGCCCAGCACCGGTCCAAGGCGCGTGAGCCGGATGCCGATACTCCGCAGCAGCGCCTGTCCAGCCTGGTGCGCCGGCTCACCGAATCGCCCGACGGCCTCGACGTCTATGAGCTCGCGGCGGAGAATTTCGTCAGCGATTCCACCGTGGAGGCTGACCTGGCCCGGGTGCGGTTGATGCTGCCCGACAGCGGCCTGACCCTGGCACGGCACGGCAGCGTCGTCACACTCACCGGCTCCGAAACCGACCGGCGCCGGCTGCTCAGCCGCATGTTCCGGGAGGAAAGCGCCCGCGGCATGATCGACCTGGAGACCATCCAGCGGGAGTTCACCTCCGGCCAGGCCGGCGCCGACAGCCTCGGCGCGTTCAAGACCGACCTCATCGAGATGCTCGACGGGCAGGGTTATTTCGTCAACGAGTACGGCATCAACAATGTGCTGCTGCACGTGGCGATCGCCATCGACCGGGTCACCAAGCGCCTCTCCCCCGCGCCGGCCGTGGCCGAACCGCCGTCGGAGCTGGCCACCTCGTTGTCGAGTCTGATCATGAAGCACTTCGACGTGTGCCTGGGCAGCGGCGACCTGGCCTACCTGTCGTTCCTGCTCACCACCCGGGTGATCACCCCCGGGCACGATCAGCCGGCCGAGACCCTCATCGAGAGCTACGTGCGGCCGGAGGAACTCGCCGCGATGCGTGCCATCGCGGACCGGGCCAGCCAGGAATACCTGGTCGACCTCGACGACGACGACTTCATCGTGCGGCTGACCCTGCACGTGCGCAACCTGATCAACCGGGCGCACGACAAGTCGTACTCGCGCAACCCGCTGACCCGGTCGATCAAGACCTCGTACCCGCTGATCTACGAACTGGCCGTGTACATCGCCAGCGAGCTGCAGCGCGCCGAGCAGATCGTGATCAACGACGACGAGATCGCCTACATCGCCATGCACGTGGGCGCGCACCTCGAGCAGCAGGTGCGCCGGGTGGAGCTGGTGACCTGCGCGATCGTCTGCCCCAACTACTACGACATGCACGTGTTGCTGCGCGAGCGCATCGAACGGGTGCTCGGCGACGATCTCGACGTCGTCGCGGTGATCACCCGCTCCGATGTGGCCTGGGACTCGCTCGACGCCGATCTGGTGCTCACCACCATCGACCCCCCGCTGCACGCCGACGGGGTCATCGTCATTCAGCCGTTCCTCACCCAGGGTGACATCGACCGCATCCGCCAGCACACCAGCCGGGTGCGCCGGATGCGCCGCCGCGCGAGCCTGAAGGACGACCTGCTGCAGTTCTTCGACCCGTCGTTGTTCTCCCGCAACTTCTACGCCCGCGACGAGACCGCGATGATCACCGCGCTGGGCGAACGGATGATGTCGCGCGGGCTGATCGACCAGAGCTACGTCGACGGCGCCATCGAGCGTGAGCTGATGTCCTCCACGGCGTTCACCGACAACCTCGCGGTGCCGCACGCGATGTCGATGAGCGCCAAGCAGACCTCCATCGCCATCGTGATCAACGACGCCCCGATGGACTGGGGTGACAACCGGGTGAACGTGGTCGCCCTGATCGCGTTCAGCGCCGCCGGCCGCAGCACCTTCCAGGCGGTCTTCGACCAGTTCGTCGAGGTCTTCTCGGACCGCCTCGAGGTGCAACGCCTGATCAAGCGCTCCGTCGACTTCGCCTCCTTCATCGACGAACTCGTCCACGTCATGGACGCCTAG
- the rplQ gene encoding 50S ribosomal protein L17, with protein sequence MPKPTKGARLGGGPAHERLMLANLAAALFTHKSIKTTETRAKRLRPVAERLVTFAKRGDLHARRRVLATIGDKTVVHELFTEIAPQVALRDGGYTRITKLGFRKGDNASMVQMELVLEPVSPKVKSNKAPAKASAPVAEETPAPTAEAEVVETEAVESDAVEAPEASEASAEEAK encoded by the coding sequence ATGCCTAAGCCCACTAAGGGAGCCCGTCTCGGTGGCGGACCGGCGCACGAGCGCCTCATGCTCGCGAACCTGGCTGCTGCCCTGTTCACCCACAAGTCCATCAAGACGACCGAGACGCGCGCCAAGCGCCTGCGTCCGGTTGCCGAGCGCCTGGTGACCTTCGCCAAGCGTGGCGACCTGCACGCTCGTCGTCGCGTTCTCGCGACGATCGGCGACAAGACCGTCGTGCACGAGCTCTTCACCGAGATCGCGCCCCAGGTTGCGCTTCGCGATGGCGGCTACACCCGCATCACCAAGCTCGGCTTCCGCAAGGGCGACAACGCCTCCATGGTGCAGATGGAGCTCGTTCTCGAGCCCGTTTCGCCCAAGGTGAAGTCGAACAAGGCTCCCGCGAAGGCGTCCGCGCCCGTCGCCGAGGAGACCCCGGCCCCGACCGCCGAGGCCGAGGTCGTAGAGACCGAAGCCGTCGAGTCCGACGCTGTTGAGGCGCCCGAGGCATCCGAGGCATCCGCTGAGGAAGCCAAGTAA